The uncultured Paludibaculum sp. sequence ATTGGCAAGAGAGCCCCGACTCAGGACTTCCATCCTCATCGCGGCATTACTGGCTCCCTCGGTCCTGGCCCAGAGGTACACCTTCAAGACGTACGGCCAAGAGCAGGGGCTGACGAATCTCGCGACCGAGTGTCTTTTCCAGGATCAGGCCGGCTACCTGTGGGTGGGCACCCAGAACGGTCTGTTTCGCTATGACGGCGCGGTATTTACCCGTTTTGGCGAGGCCGATGGACTGCCTAGTTCCACGGTGGATAGCATCGTGCAGTCACCCGACGGGGTGCTTTGGGTGGCCACGTCCGGGGGGCTCGCGCGGCGCCGCGGATCGCGATTCGAGGCGTTCCATTTCGATAGGGCCGTGGAGAGTTCGGGCCGTTTCGGACTGGCGTCGGGCGCGGCCGGCGACCTCTATCTCACCACAAATACGGGGCTTCTACGGTCCGCCCCGCCTGCTGGAGGGATGGAACGGCGGTTCGAGCGGGTGGCTGGCCAGCCGGAGGGACGGACCTATGGGGTGCATGCAGAACAGGACGGAACGGTCTGGTATGGCTGCGGTTTGGGCGTCTGCCGCCTGGAGAATGGCAAGACCGGAGAGTTTGGCCAGGGAAAGGGAGTCCCGGCGGACCGCTGGGATGCAGTGCTCACCGATCGTGACGGCACCGTCTGGATAAGAAGTTCGAAACGTCTGTTGCGCAAGTCAAAAACCGCGGAGCGCTTCGAGCCGTTGGCCCAGCCGATTCCGTCGAATGGCGACTTCGCCACACTGGCGTCCGGCCGGGACGGAGAGCTCTTCGTGCCGACGGATGAGGGAGTGTGGGAGCTGGCCAACGGGCGGTGGCATGCCACGGGCCAGGATCAGGGCCTCATTGCGTCGGCGACTAGCGCAGTGCTGCAGGACCGCGAGGGCTCTCTCTGGATCGGGCTTTGGGGGACCGGACTGGCTCGCTGGGTGGGACGCAACGAGTGGGAAGGCTGGACCCGCTCCGACGGCTTGAGTGGAGAGCACGTGTGGAAGATGGCCCGCGACAGTCGTGGGTTGCTCTGGGTGGCCACCGACAACGGATTGAACCAGATGCGGGTAGACGCCCGGACCGGTCAGCAGAGCTGGCGATTCTGGGCCGAAAAGGACGGACTAGCCGGGAACAAGACACGGGCACTTGCGCTGGCTCCAGACGGCTCCGTGTGGACCGGGAGCTCGCCGGGTGGGATCTCGCGTCTGGACCCCAAGTCCGGACGGATCAGCACCTACTCACTGCCACACACGCCGGGCAGCGACCGCATCTGGAGTTTGGTCTTTGACCGGGCGGGAAAGTTGTGGGTGGCGACTCGGGCTGGCCTGTTCTCCGCCAGTCCGCGGAACGGACAAGCGGTTTTCGAGAAGCAGGATTTGCCGGAGGGGGATGCCGGAGAGACCGTCTCGGCGGTGCTCGAAGACCGCCAGGGGCGGTTCTGGGCGGCCGGCACGCGAGGCTTGGCGCGGCGTGAGAACGGAGTCTGGAAGCGGTTCACGGCAAAGGATGGGCTGCCGTCGAGCGCTACGGGTTTTCTGGCCGAGGATCCGGATGGCAGTCTGTGGCTGGGATACCGCGACCGCAACGGCGTCTCGAAGGTGGGTGTGCGTGGCGATAGCCTGTCGGTTCAGACGTTTACGCGGGCGTCCGGATTGCACTCGGAACAGGCCATCTTCGTCCGGGTCGACCGGCGCGGCCGGGTCTGGTTTGGAACGGACCAGGGTGTCGACGTCCGGCTGGGCCAGCAATGGCACCACTTTGGACGGCAGGACGGACTGATCTGGGACGACTGCAATACCGATGCGTTCTTCGAAGACCCCGACGGAAGTGTCTGGATTGGGACCAGCCGGGGACTGGCCCATTTTCGCGTGCCCGCCGCCCACACGGAATTGGCGGGCCCACGGGTGGAGGTCACGCATTTTCAGCTCGGGGACAGGACGGCCGATCCGGGAGGCTGGATTGAGGAGCCGTACCAGAACCACACTCTATCCGCACGGCTGTCCGTCCTGACATTTCTGGCTGAAGCCGACGTACTATGCCGGTACCGGCTTCTCGGCCTGGACGATGCCTGGACGGAGACCAAGCTACGCGAAGTCCGATTCCCGAATCTGCCCCCAGGGAGCTATATCCTGGAGGCAAAAGCGCGCAACGCAGCCGGCGTCTGGAGCGAAAAGCCAGCGCGGGTTCAATTCACGATTCTGCCGCCGTGGTGGGGGACATGGTGGTTTCGGACCATCGCGGCGCTTGGGGCCCTGATGGGGCTATGGCGCGTGATCCGCTGGAGAACGCGGCGGTTGGTCACCGAGAGCGCGCGCCTGGAGGTGGCGGTTAAGGAACGCACACGGCAGTTGAGGATCGAACAGGAACGCATCGAGGGCCAGAACGCCGAGATCGAGCGTCTGTTGGAGGAGGCGCGGCAGGCCAGTCTGCTCAAGGATGAGTTCCTGGCGAATATGAGCCACGAGATCCGGACTCCGATGAACGGCATCATCGGCATGATCAACGTGACGCTCGGTCAGTCGGTCACGCCGGCGCAGAAGGAATCCCTGGACACGGTAAAGTCATGCGCGCAGTCCCTGCTCCATATTCTGAACGACATCCTCGACTTCTCGAAGATCGAAGCCGGCAAGCTGGAGATTGCTCCGGCGCCGTTCCGGCTTGCGGACCTCATCGACGGCGCGTGCTCGACCTTCCTGGCCGCTTCCGTCGAGAAAGGCGTCCTGCTTACCTCCGAGATCGCGGACGGCACACCCGAATGGCTGGAGGGCGACGCCGGCCGCATCCGGCAGGTGCTGTTGAATCTGGTTGGGAATGCGTTGAAGTTCACGCTGGAAGGGGAGATCCGGGTGTCGGCGGAGGTCCGCCGGAAGGACGGAATCGAGATGGATCTGCACTTCTCGGTCAGCGATACCGGAATCGGCATCCCCGAAGAGGCGCGCGCGCTGATCTTCGAGGCGTTCCGGCAGGCCGACGGAACCACCTCGCGCAACTACGGCGGCACGGGGTTGGGGCTTACCATCTCGTCGCGGCTGGCCCACCTGATGGGCGGGAGCATCAGCGTGGAAAGCGAACCGGGCAAGGGCAGCATTTTCCGGTTTTGGATAAACGCGCGGCAGGCGGCCGCCCCGCCGCTTAGCACACGTGGGCAGGGTGTCGGCTCGTCGGAAGGGGAGGCGTCGCGCCCCCTCCACATCCTGTTGGCCGAAGACAACGCTGTAAATCAGCGGGTCGCCATCGCGTTGCTCAGGAAGCGGGGCCACAGCGTCGAGGCGGTGAGCAACGGCCGCCAGGCGGTGGAACGTGCGCAGGCAGAAGCCTTCGACCGGATCCTCATGGACCTCCAGATGCCGGAAATGGATGGGTGGAACGCAACGCAGCTGATCCGGGAGCGGGAGCGAAGCACAGGCGGCCATGTGCCCATCATTGCCCTGACCGCGCACGCCATGAGCCACGTTCAGAAGCGCTGCCTGGAGATGGGCATGGACTCGGTCATTGTGAAGCCTTTCGACCCGGTTCAGTTCTGGGAGGCTTTGGAACAGGACCTGCCTCGTCCAGTGGAGAACGACGCCCCCCACTGCGTTCAGGCTTCGTGACCGGCACACTGAGCAGGCTGCCGGCGAACGGACCGAAGTAGAAGCACCCGCAATTCGATGGAGGCTTGCTCCTTCGCCGGATGGATCCTCCACGGCCTCGTGCCGTACACACCCCCACCTCGCCCCTCCTGCTCAACCATGAGCTTACCCTGGCAGACTCCGTCAGTTCACTCACATCACATTTTGTGAAATTTTTCTTGATCACAAGAAATTTCTATGGCTCAATGAGGAACACGTAGCTCTGGAATGGAAAGTCTCCGCATTCGACAGCACATAGTGGGAAGGAAAGGGAACGCATGACTCGACTCCTTGTTTGTTTACTTCTGTTTGGCTTATTACAGGCGGCTGAGCCGACCGGCACGTTGGCGGGCAGCATCCTCGATCCCGCCGGAGCGGTCGTCCCGGCGGCTAAAGTGTCTGTCATCAACACACAGACCGGTCTGAAACGCGAAATGCCGAGTGGAACGGACGGGAGTTTTGTGTTCCCGTTGCTGCCGGTCGGCGCCTACAAGGTGATCGTCGAGGCTGGCGGCTTTGGCCGCTACGAG is a genomic window containing:
- a CDS encoding two-component regulator propeller domain-containing protein, with translation MAREPRLRTSILIAALLAPSVLAQRYTFKTYGQEQGLTNLATECLFQDQAGYLWVGTQNGLFRYDGAVFTRFGEADGLPSSTVDSIVQSPDGVLWVATSGGLARRRGSRFEAFHFDRAVESSGRFGLASGAAGDLYLTTNTGLLRSAPPAGGMERRFERVAGQPEGRTYGVHAEQDGTVWYGCGLGVCRLENGKTGEFGQGKGVPADRWDAVLTDRDGTVWIRSSKRLLRKSKTAERFEPLAQPIPSNGDFATLASGRDGELFVPTDEGVWELANGRWHATGQDQGLIASATSAVLQDREGSLWIGLWGTGLARWVGRNEWEGWTRSDGLSGEHVWKMARDSRGLLWVATDNGLNQMRVDARTGQQSWRFWAEKDGLAGNKTRALALAPDGSVWTGSSPGGISRLDPKSGRISTYSLPHTPGSDRIWSLVFDRAGKLWVATRAGLFSASPRNGQAVFEKQDLPEGDAGETVSAVLEDRQGRFWAAGTRGLARRENGVWKRFTAKDGLPSSATGFLAEDPDGSLWLGYRDRNGVSKVGVRGDSLSVQTFTRASGLHSEQAIFVRVDRRGRVWFGTDQGVDVRLGQQWHHFGRQDGLIWDDCNTDAFFEDPDGSVWIGTSRGLAHFRVPAAHTELAGPRVEVTHFQLGDRTADPGGWIEEPYQNHTLSARLSVLTFLAEADVLCRYRLLGLDDAWTETKLREVRFPNLPPGSYILEAKARNAAGVWSEKPARVQFTILPPWWGTWWFRTIAALGALMGLWRVIRWRTRRLVTESARLEVAVKERTRQLRIEQERIEGQNAEIERLLEEARQASLLKDEFLANMSHEIRTPMNGIIGMINVTLGQSVTPAQKESLDTVKSCAQSLLHILNDILDFSKIEAGKLEIAPAPFRLADLIDGACSTFLAASVEKGVLLTSEIADGTPEWLEGDAGRIRQVLLNLVGNALKFTLEGEIRVSAEVRRKDGIEMDLHFSVSDTGIGIPEEARALIFEAFRQADGTTSRNYGGTGLGLTISSRLAHLMGGSISVESEPGKGSIFRFWINARQAAAPPLSTRGQGVGSSEGEASRPLHILLAEDNAVNQRVAIALLRKRGHSVEAVSNGRQAVERAQAEAFDRILMDLQMPEMDGWNATQLIRERERSTGGHVPIIALTAHAMSHVQKRCLEMGMDSVIVKPFDPVQFWEALEQDLPRPVENDAPHCVQAS